CAAGTATTGTTACATAACCTGCGACAAGTTACTAGAATATTAGAAAAAATTGCCCGTCCCCGGTTAGCAAAAATTGCCAATAGTCATTGGGCTTGGCGATTCAATGGGTTTTGTATTTCGTGGTTAACTGTATTACTAATTTCACCAATTCCCTTAACAAATCCCATCCCTACTGTTGGGATTTTACTATTAGCAGTTTCTACCATTGAATCTGACGGTTTATTGATGTGTATTAGCTATATATTAACTGTCATTATTACAGGAATATTTGGATTTATCGGTTATGCGCTGTGGTTAGCTCCGAGTTTATTACCATCTATTTTAAGGTGAATTAAATAATAAAAGTCCCCAACGTAAAATTGGGGACGGGACTTAAAATTAAGGTGCATCTACCATCTCTATATCCATGCATTATTTTGGGCGATCGGGACAAAATTAAATCTCTACTACATGGAATCGAGGCGACGGCGTAACTGGCTACTAAAAGCATCGATTACTGTAACAACTACCAACAAAACCAACATCATAGTTGTAGCTTTGTTGTACTCAAAACCATCAATGTAACTTTTCAATTGAAAACCAATTCCACCTGCGCCGACTACACCTAAAACAGAAGCAGCACGGATATTGTATTCAAACATCCATAAGGTATAACCTAATCCTAATGGCAGCACTTGAGGTAAAATTCCATATTGGGCAATTTGCAGCTTTGATGCTCCGATCGCTTCTAAAGAATCTAAAGAACGAGAATCAACTGCTTCGATCGCCTGTTGATAAAATTTAGCCAAATAGCCAATAGTATAAATTCCTAAAGCTAAGGTTCCTGCGGGTGCGCCTAACCCAGTGGCGGCGACAAAAATTAGCCCCAGAATAATTGAAGGGACGGAACGCACAGCATTTTGGAGTAAATTCGCCAACCATTGCAACCATTTTGGTGCAACGTTGTTGGCGCTAGCAATGGCAATGGGTAAGGAAATAATTGCGCCGATTGTAGTACCCCATAGCGACATCTGTACAGTTTCAATCAGTGCTTTAATCGCTATATCTAAAACTGTCAAATCTGGAGGGAATAGTCTAGAGATGAAATCAGTTATGTAAGGCCAACTATTAGTAATTAAATTAAAATCAAGTTGGAGTCCTTGTAATGCCCAAATATAAACTACAACTAGAATTAATAAAATGATGACAGGACTTACCCAAGGGTAGCGCCGCAGAAGATTTGAATTGAAAAAGTAATTCATAAATTTGTATTTGCCCCGAACACTCTACACGTGGGAAAATTTCGCTTGCAAGTTTTCACAAGGGCCGTCGTAAACAATGCGTCCTGCATTAACAACGATCGCTCTTTGGGCATATTTTGCTGCTATTGCCAAATCATGCAAAACTACGATAATTGTCATGCCTTGCTGGGAGTGCAATTCTGATAAAGTCTGCATTACTTGTTGGCAAGCCATTACATCTAACCCAGCGGTTGGTTCATCGGCTAAGAGAATTTGTGGTGATTGAATTAAAGCACGGGCGATCGCTACTCTTTGTTGTTGTCCGCCGCTGAGTTGGCTGGTTTTTTGATAGGCTAATTCCTTTAAACCCAACTGTGCCAATAAATCTAATGCCAAAAGGCGATCGCGTTTAGGAAATCCCAATAGAGTTTGCCAAGTTGTCCTCGTACCGAGGCGTCCACAGAGAACATTTTCAATTGCCGATAATTGACGAATTAATCCACCACCTTGAAATAACATCCCCACATCATGCCGAATTGCTGGTAGCGTGCGCTGAGTTAGCGTCACACCATTAATCTGAATTTCTCCCTCTGCTAAGGGGACTAATCCCACAAGCGATCGCAGTAGGGTTGATTTACCAGCACCATTGAGTCCCAGCAACACTACAAATTCTCCTCGCTGAATCTGGCAATTTATGCCATTGAGAATGGGGCGATTTAGAGCCGCAGTATAAGTTGTTTTTAAGTTGTGACACTCAATTACGTAATCTCTCATCCCTACAATTCCACTAACAATTAACAGGTATTCAATGAACAGTTATCAGACTGATTACTGATAACTGTCCATTGAAATTAGGGTGCAATACCCACGCGTGTGAGTGCATCCCGAATTGGTGCTAGGTGACGATTGTGATCTACTCTCACCAATTCTGTAGAGTTATACAAGTTACGTAGTAGCTGGTTATTTTGTGACTGATTTAACTTGAGTAAGGCATTAATAATTTTTTCGCGATCGGGGGCAGGAACATCATCATCAATGGCGATACCATGAGCAGGTACACCAGAAATTCTATGCAGCACTCGCAACTGACTTTTTTCTTCTGGTGTAATATACGGTGAATTTAAGGCATATTCTGATACAACAGCCACATCTGCTTGTCCGCGAAGAACAGCTTGCAATGCTTTGCTGTAATTACCACCGTAGCTAATTTGACCGAAGAAACCATTTAGGCGATCGCTACTTTGTACAAATCCTTGTTTTACCAATTCACTCACAGGGAAAATAAAACCTGAACCAGAAGTAGGGGAAGTAAACGCCATTTTTTTACCCCGCAGTTGTTCTAAGGTTGCTTTGGCGTTATTTCTGGATTTTAAAGGGCTATTGCTGGGAACAACAAATACTGAGCTATAAGTATGTCTTCCCGAATAATTATCGCGTACCTCAGCTAGATATAAGCGAGAATTTGCCAATTGTTCCGCTTTCAGGGCTGGACGGCTACTCAAGAAAGCTACATCAGCCCGATTAGCTCTTAATGCTTCTACAGCAGCAGTATCATCGCCTACCTGTGCTTTGACGGGTATTCCTAGTTCTTTAGACAAAAATGCACCTACAGAATTCGCTTTATTTTGCAAATCTGTGGAATCAGCTCTGCTAGGAAAAACTATTGTCAAAGTCTTCAATTTTTGGGCAAGCAAAGTTGGCGCTTGTTGATTAAGAGTAGAATTAGCGGTAGTCGCTTCTACTTTCCCCAATGTGCTGAATCCTAAACCTGCCAGCGCTACAAATGCAGCACCAGCAGCTAACAAGCCCTTTTCCCTCACAGCCATTGCTAACTCTCCATTAAGAACTATTCTCAGTATTTTTGCAAATAAATTGCAACTAGCTCAATAAAGCAATCTAGGACTTTTAGGAATTAAAGTCAATATGAGATGTATCGTAATTCCTCAATGAAGCTTATAGACTCAAACCCCAAGCCGATCGATCCGGTGAAGTTGCTTTGGTGTTGCAAGCATAAACACAGGAAAAAATCAAAAACCCCACCTACAAAGAAGATGGAGTTTTCCGGTGACTTTTATAAAAATTTCCTTCCTCAATCGCCTACAAAAATTTCATCCCAATCGGTAATGGCTTCTTTTTGGGCAATTAATAATTCCTGAATTCCTTGTTCTGCGAAATCTAACAACTGATTCAATTGGCTACGGCTAAAGCTTCCTTCTTCTGCTGTTCCCTGGACTTCAATTATTCCCAGGTTGTGATTCATCACGACGTTGAAATCTACTGTGGCCGCTACATCTTCGATATAGTTGAGATCTAAAAATGGCTCTTCTTCTAATAAACCTACTGAGACTGCTGCTATTTGTCCGCACAGAGGCGATCGCTCTAATACCCCTTGGCGTAATAATCGAGAAATGGCATTAGCTAACGCTACAAAGGAACCTGTAATTGCGGTTGTCCTCGTTCCCGCATCTGCTTGTAATACATCGGCGTCTACAGTCAGGGTGCGTTCTCCTAGCACCTCAAAATCTAATGCTGCGCGTAAACTGCGGCCAATCAACCGTTGTATTTCTTGCGTCCGTCCTGACAATTTCATCAATTCCCGTTCTTGGCGTTGTTGAGTGGCGCTGGGAAGCATTCGATATTCAGCAGTTAACCAACCCTTACCGCTACCGGCGAGAAACTTGGGCACTCCTTCTGTAACGCTGACAGTACAAAGTACCTGAGTATCGCCGCATTTTGTCAGCACAGAACCAGGAGCAAAGCGGGTAAAGCCACTGTCAAAGCTGATGGGACGGAGTTGGTAGGGGAACCTGCCGTCTGGACGCTGCCAAACCATTGGAGTTGCCTCAGAATGTTTATATGAAATACTGCCTTAAGGGTACCTCAGTGTCACAGTCATTCTAGAAGCCCGATTGTATAGTCAGGGCAAAATTAACGCGATGAAACTCTGTAGTAAAATTGCAGATTTTCTTAAGAAACTAAAAGTAGATTGAGAATAGTGTGATGCACAGCCTCTGGTGATTGGTCGCCATTAATCGTCAAAAGTCGGCGGCGACGGTCATAATATTCGAGTATGGGAACAGTGCGATCGTAGAATAACTCTATACGGCGCTGGACAATTTCGGGTTGCTCGTCGGGAAGCGATCGCCCCAAACAGCGATTAACCATAATAGCTTCTGGTACTTGTAAATAAATTGCCCAATCTAACTTTTGACCTAAATATTCTAATAAAAAATCTAATTCTTCGGCTTGGAAAGCAGTACGCGGATAACCTTCCAAAAGCCAACCCGATTTTAAATCCAGCTGTGTCAGCTGCATCCGAATCACTTCAATCATCATTTCATCAGGGACTAGCTCCCCTTTTTCTACGTATGGCTGTGCATGGCGTCCCAAATCACACAGGCTATCGTGGAAGTACAAAGGCAGACTATCTTCCTGTAAAACTAGCTGCTTGTCGCCAGACATTGCTTCTCGTAAAATTTCACCTGTAGAAATCTTAGGAATATCAAAGTGTCTACAAAGGTTTTGTGCTTGAGTGCTTTTCCCCGATCCTGAACCACCCAGAATCACCAATCTCACAACAATTCACTCCTCATAGTGTTAAATTTACTACTTACCTACTCTGT
The genomic region above belongs to Calothrix sp. NIES-2098 and contains:
- a CDS encoding phosphonate uptake transporter translates to MNYFFNSNLLRRYPWVSPVIILLILVVVYIWALQGLQLDFNLITNSWPYITDFISRLFPPDLTVLDIAIKALIETVQMSLWGTTIGAIISLPIAIASANNVAPKWLQWLANLLQNAVRSVPSIILGLIFVAATGLGAPAGTLALGIYTIGYLAKFYQQAIEAVDSRSLDSLEAIGASKLQIAQYGILPQVLPLGLGYTLWMFEYNIRAASVLGVVGAGGIGFQLKSYIDGFEYNKATTMMLVLLVVVTVIDAFSSQLRRRLDSM
- a CDS encoding adenylate kinase, with the protein product MRLVILGGSGSGKSTQAQNLCRHFDIPKISTGEILREAMSGDKQLVLQEDSLPLYFHDSLCDLGRHAQPYVEKGELVPDEMMIEVIRMQLTQLDLKSGWLLEGYPRTAFQAEELDFLLEYLGQKLDWAIYLQVPEAIMVNRCLGRSLPDEQPEIVQRRIELFYDRTVPILEYYDRRRRLLTINGDQSPEAVHHTILNLLLVS
- a CDS encoding ABC transporter-related protein — protein: MRDYVIECHNLKTTYTAALNRPILNGINCQIQRGEFVVLLGLNGAGKSTLLRSLVGLVPLAEGEIQINGVTLTQRTLPAIRHDVGMLFQGGGLIRQLSAIENVLCGRLGTRTTWQTLLGFPKRDRLLALDLLAQLGLKELAYQKTSQLSGGQQQRVAIARALIQSPQILLADEPTAGLDVMACQQVMQTLSELHSQQGMTIIVVLHDLAIAAKYAQRAIVVNAGRIVYDGPCENLQAKFSHV
- a CDS encoding phosphonate ABC transport phosphonate binding component; translation: MAVREKGLLAAGAAFVALAGLGFSTLGKVEATTANSTLNQQAPTLLAQKLKTLTIVFPSRADSTDLQNKANSVGAFLSKELGIPVKAQVGDDTAAVEALRANRADVAFLSSRPALKAEQLANSRLYLAEVRDNYSGRHTYSSVFVVPSNSPLKSRNNAKATLEQLRGKKMAFTSPTSGSGFIFPVSELVKQGFVQSSDRLNGFFGQISYGGNYSKALQAVLRGQADVAVVSEYALNSPYITPEEKSQLRVLHRISGVPAHGIAIDDDVPAPDREKIINALLKLNQSQNNQLLRNLYNSTELVRVDHNRHLAPIRDALTRVGIAP
- the rph gene encoding ribonuclease PH → MVWQRPDGRFPYQLRPISFDSGFTRFAPGSVLTKCGDTQVLCTVSVTEGVPKFLAGSGKGWLTAEYRMLPSATQQRQERELMKLSGRTQEIQRLIGRSLRAALDFEVLGERTLTVDADVLQADAGTRTTAITGSFVALANAISRLLRQGVLERSPLCGQIAAVSVGLLEEEPFLDLNYIEDVAATVDFNVVMNHNLGIIEVQGTAEEGSFSRSQLNQLLDFAEQGIQELLIAQKEAITDWDEIFVGD
- a CDS encoding exopolysaccharide synthesis ExoD — protein: MHLGFSQEIKSLLQHLAEHPLTLGEILAKTSERGFSLVIAMLVLPFLFPMPPGLTGPFGAACLLLSLQMVLGRRSPWLPKRIANYKFPRRFAQVLLHNLRQVTRILEKIARPRLAKIANSHWAWRFNGFCISWLTVLLISPIPLTNPIPTVGILLLAVSTIESDGLLMCISYILTVIITGIFGFIGYALWLAPSLLPSILR